Proteins encoded within one genomic window of Esox lucius isolate fEsoLuc1 chromosome 12, fEsoLuc1.pri, whole genome shotgun sequence:
- the sema3h gene encoding sema domain, immunoglobulin domain (Ig), short basic domain, secreted, (semaphorin) 3H isoform X3 yields MWRFVTLVLLVHLEVSQTGAWRASQPRLQFTHSELVQNGRLLSLSLAAGDMHSLLPDEDGRRLYVAMKDNLLSTSLDDITQNPSKLYWPASPDRIQECLMAGKDPESECANFLRVLQPYNQTHLYVCGTGAFNPRCAFIATSVFLKSERHTLSFGQTECGKGKCPYDPHQKTATAIIDGELYAGISSDFMSRDSAFFRSLGSRHVVRTEQYDSTWLQDAQFVKVASMAETDNPEDDKVYVFFTERAQEAEGAAGKVLYSRVARVCKNDIGGQRSLVNKWSTFQKARMVCSVPGPDGIQTHFDQLQDIFILHDGKDKKNPLIYGLFTTSSDVLNGSAVCVYRMQDVVRVFKGNFYHKEGPEYKWAEFTGKVPYPRPGTCPSSTYGSYRSTREYPDDVIFFSRTHPLMQEAVMPLGGRPLLVRVGVHYKFSRLLVDRVEAVDGQYNVLFIGTDSGLVLKSIHLPKEHGVTQEVTLEQLQVFQNKSPVTTMTLSKRKQWLFVGSAEGVAQLGLFQCELYGQACTECCLARDPYCTWDGHACSPFVPIARRRNARQVGDEVDPLTQCVRQGAALQVEAEQRTMIVAEGNGTYMECLPKSRHAVVTWYKQAGENSAELHQPFCLVTRSSWAMRLQPQLGGSVWEQDYTWRTHMCMHT; encoded by the exons ATGTGGAGGTTTGTGACCCTTGTGCTCCTAGTCCACCTGGAGGTCAGTCAGACCGGGGCGTGGAGAGCCTCCCAGCCTCGCCTGCAGTTCACCCACTCAG agCTGGTCCAGAATGGCCGTCTCCTATCCCTGTCCCTGGCGGCGGGGGACATGCACTCTCTTCTGCCAGACGAAGATGGCCGCCGGCTCTACGTGGCCATGAAAGACAACCTGCTGTCAACCAGCCTGGATGACATCACGCAGAACCCCAGCAAG CTCTACTGGCCAGCAAGTCCGGACCGCATCCAGGAGTGTCTGATGGCTGGAAAGGACCCGGAG TCTGAGTGCGCTAACTTCCTGCGGGTCCTGCAGCCCTACAACCAGACCCACCTATATGTGTGTGGGACAGGAGCGTTCAACCCTCGCTGTGCCTTCATTGCCACTAGTGTCTTCCTCAAG TCGGAACGCCACACTTTGTCATTTGGACAGACTGAATGTGGGAAGGGAAAGTGTCCGTACGACCCACACCAGAAAACTGCTACAGCCATTATTG ATGGGGAGCTGTATGCCGGGATCTCATCTGACTTCATGAGTAGAGACTCTGCCTTCTTCCGCAGCCTGGGCAGTCGCCATGTGGTCCGTACGGAACAGTACGACTCCACATGGCTACAAG ATGCCCAGTTTGTGAAAGTGGCCTCGATGGCAGAGACGGATAACCCAGAAGATGATAAGGTGTATGTGTTCTTCACTGAGCGTGCTCAGGAGGCAGAGGGGGCTGCCGGGAAGGTGCTCTACTCCCGGGTGGCACGTGTGTGCAAG AATGACATCGGGGGCCAGCGCAGTCTGGTGAACAAGTGGAGTACCTTCCAGAAGGCACGTATGGTCTGCAGTGTCCCTGGACCAGATGGGATACAGACTCACTTTGACCAGCTAC AGGACATTTTTATCCTCCATGATGGGAAGGACAAGAAGAACCCTCTGATCTACGGCCTCTTCACCACGTCCAG TGACGTCCTGAATggttcagctgtgtgtgtgtaccgcaTGCAGGATGTGGTCAGGGTCTTCAAAGGAAACTTCTACCACAAAGAGGGACCGGAGTACAAGTGGGCTGAGTTCACAGGGAAGGTCCCATACCCAAGACCTGGCACA tgTCCCAGCAGTACGTATGGTAGTTACCGCTCCACCAGGGAGTACCCCGATGACGTTATCTTCTTCAGCCGTACCCACCCTCTGATGCAGGAGGCGGTGATGCCCCTGGGAGGGCGCCCCCTGTTGGTCAGGGTGGGGGTGCACTACAAGTTTAGCCGGCTGCTGGTAGACCGTGTGGAGGCAGTAGATGGCCAGTACAACGTCTTGTTCATTggcacag ATTCAGGCCTGGTGCTGAAGTCCATTCACCTCCCTAAAGAACATGGTGTCACCCAGGAAGTCACCCTGGAGCAGCTACAGGTTTTCCAG AACAAGTCACCTGTAACTACAATGACACTGTCCAAGAGAAAG CAGTGGCTGTTTGTGGGTTCCGCAGAGGGCGTAGCCCAGTTGGGTCTGTTCCAATGTGAGCTTTACGGCCAGGCCTGCACTGAGTGCTGCCTAGCTAGGGATCCATACTGCACCTGGGACGGGCACGCCTGCAGCCCCTTTGTGCCTATCGCACGCAG GAGGAATGCTCGTCAAGTTGGCGATGAAGTGGACCCCCTTACCCAGTGTGTCAGACaaggag cCGCTCTGCAGGTGGAAGCAGAGCAGAGGACAATGATAGTCGCTGAGGGTAACGGCACCTACATGGAGTGCCTGCCCAAATCCAGACACGCAGTTGTCACCTGGTACAAACAAGCAGGAGAGAACAGCGCAGAGCTGCATCAG CCGTTCTGCCTGGTGACAAGGTCAAGTTGGGCCATGAGACTCCAGCCACAATTGGgtggaagtgtctgggaacaagATTACACGTGGCGAACACACATGTGCATGCACACTTAA
- the sema3h gene encoding sema domain, immunoglobulin domain (Ig), short basic domain, secreted, (semaphorin) 3H isoform X1, with amino-acid sequence MWRFVTLVLLVHLEVSQTGAWRASQPRLQFTHSELVQNGRLLSLSLAAGDMHSLLPDEDGRRLYVAMKDNLLSTSLDDITQNPSKLYWPASPDRIQECLMAGKDPESECANFLRVLQPYNQTHLYVCGTGAFNPRCAFIATSVFLKSERHTLSFGQTECGKGKCPYDPHQKTATAIIDGELYAGISSDFMSRDSAFFRSLGSRHVVRTEQYDSTWLQDAQFVKVASMAETDNPEDDKVYVFFTERAQEAEGAAGKVLYSRVARVCKNDIGGQRSLVNKWSTFQKARMVCSVPGPDGIQTHFDQLQDIFILHDGKDKKNPLIYGLFTTSSDVLNGSAVCVYRMQDVVRVFKGNFYHKEGPEYKWAEFTGKVPYPRPGTCPSSTYGSYRSTREYPDDVIFFSRTHPLMQEAVMPLGGRPLLVRVGVHYKFSRLLVDRVEAVDGQYNVLFIGTDSGLVLKSIHLPKEHGVTQEVTLEQLQVFQNKSPVTTMTLSKRKQWLFVGSAEGVAQLGLFQCELYGQACTECCLARDPYCTWDGHACSPFVPIARRRNARQVGDEVDPLTQCVRQGAALQVEAEQRTMIVAEGNGTYMECLPKSRHAVVTWYKQAGENSAELHQVQSGEQLVVIERGVLIRRAETAHSGVYHCQLEEHGFRWTAVTVRLSVWSPYRALAWSTSNPNPSLDVSQPWYQDVMALIHPSRLQQHCQRLGFRQRRNRKPDQEQTKNPKTADGPRGERHKHEGGGGRGGGRKSRSKPQQRSPRST; translated from the exons ATGTGGAGGTTTGTGACCCTTGTGCTCCTAGTCCACCTGGAGGTCAGTCAGACCGGGGCGTGGAGAGCCTCCCAGCCTCGCCTGCAGTTCACCCACTCAG agCTGGTCCAGAATGGCCGTCTCCTATCCCTGTCCCTGGCGGCGGGGGACATGCACTCTCTTCTGCCAGACGAAGATGGCCGCCGGCTCTACGTGGCCATGAAAGACAACCTGCTGTCAACCAGCCTGGATGACATCACGCAGAACCCCAGCAAG CTCTACTGGCCAGCAAGTCCGGACCGCATCCAGGAGTGTCTGATGGCTGGAAAGGACCCGGAG TCTGAGTGCGCTAACTTCCTGCGGGTCCTGCAGCCCTACAACCAGACCCACCTATATGTGTGTGGGACAGGAGCGTTCAACCCTCGCTGTGCCTTCATTGCCACTAGTGTCTTCCTCAAG TCGGAACGCCACACTTTGTCATTTGGACAGACTGAATGTGGGAAGGGAAAGTGTCCGTACGACCCACACCAGAAAACTGCTACAGCCATTATTG ATGGGGAGCTGTATGCCGGGATCTCATCTGACTTCATGAGTAGAGACTCTGCCTTCTTCCGCAGCCTGGGCAGTCGCCATGTGGTCCGTACGGAACAGTACGACTCCACATGGCTACAAG ATGCCCAGTTTGTGAAAGTGGCCTCGATGGCAGAGACGGATAACCCAGAAGATGATAAGGTGTATGTGTTCTTCACTGAGCGTGCTCAGGAGGCAGAGGGGGCTGCCGGGAAGGTGCTCTACTCCCGGGTGGCACGTGTGTGCAAG AATGACATCGGGGGCCAGCGCAGTCTGGTGAACAAGTGGAGTACCTTCCAGAAGGCACGTATGGTCTGCAGTGTCCCTGGACCAGATGGGATACAGACTCACTTTGACCAGCTAC AGGACATTTTTATCCTCCATGATGGGAAGGACAAGAAGAACCCTCTGATCTACGGCCTCTTCACCACGTCCAG TGACGTCCTGAATggttcagctgtgtgtgtgtaccgcaTGCAGGATGTGGTCAGGGTCTTCAAAGGAAACTTCTACCACAAAGAGGGACCGGAGTACAAGTGGGCTGAGTTCACAGGGAAGGTCCCATACCCAAGACCTGGCACA tgTCCCAGCAGTACGTATGGTAGTTACCGCTCCACCAGGGAGTACCCCGATGACGTTATCTTCTTCAGCCGTACCCACCCTCTGATGCAGGAGGCGGTGATGCCCCTGGGAGGGCGCCCCCTGTTGGTCAGGGTGGGGGTGCACTACAAGTTTAGCCGGCTGCTGGTAGACCGTGTGGAGGCAGTAGATGGCCAGTACAACGTCTTGTTCATTggcacag ATTCAGGCCTGGTGCTGAAGTCCATTCACCTCCCTAAAGAACATGGTGTCACCCAGGAAGTCACCCTGGAGCAGCTACAGGTTTTCCAG AACAAGTCACCTGTAACTACAATGACACTGTCCAAGAGAAAG CAGTGGCTGTTTGTGGGTTCCGCAGAGGGCGTAGCCCAGTTGGGTCTGTTCCAATGTGAGCTTTACGGCCAGGCCTGCACTGAGTGCTGCCTAGCTAGGGATCCATACTGCACCTGGGACGGGCACGCCTGCAGCCCCTTTGTGCCTATCGCACGCAG GAGGAATGCTCGTCAAGTTGGCGATGAAGTGGACCCCCTTACCCAGTGTGTCAGACaaggag cCGCTCTGCAGGTGGAAGCAGAGCAGAGGACAATGATAGTCGCTGAGGGTAACGGCACCTACATGGAGTGCCTGCCCAAATCCAGACACGCAGTTGTCACCTGGTACAAACAAGCAGGAGAGAACAGCGCAGAGCTGCATCAG GTGCAGTCCGGAGAGCAGCTGGTCGTGATTGAGAGAGGGGTTCTGATCCGCCGGGCCGAGACTGCGCACTCTGGTGTGTACCACTGTCAACTGGAGGAGCACGGTTTCCGCTGGACCGCTGTCACTGTGCGTCTGAGTGTGTGGAGCCCCTACCGGGCCCTGGCGTGGTCCACGAGCAATCCCAACCCCAGCCTGGATGTCTCCCAGCCCTGGTACCAGGACGTCATGGCCCTCATCCACCCCAGCAGGCTGCAACAGCACTGTCAGAGGCTGGGCTTCCGGCAACGACGCAACCGCAAACCCGACCAGGAGCAGACCAAGAACCCCAAAACAGCGGACGGCCCCAGGGGCGAGAGACATAAAcatgaaggaggtggaggaagaggaggtgggaggaagAGCAGGAGCAAACCTCAGCAGAGGTCTCCACGAAGCACTTAG
- the sema3h gene encoding sema domain, immunoglobulin domain (Ig), short basic domain, secreted, (semaphorin) 3H isoform X2, with amino-acid sequence MWRFVTLVLLVHLEVSQTGAWRASQPRLQFTHSELVQNGRLLSLSLAAGDMHSLLPDEDGRRLYVAMKDNLLSTSLDDITQNPSKLYWPASPDRIQECLMAGKDPESECANFLRVLQPYNQTHLYVCGTGAFNPRCAFIATSVFLKSERHTLSFGQTECGKGKCPYDPHQKTATAIIDGELYAGISSDFMSRDSAFFRSLGSRHVVRTEQYDSTWLQDAQFVKVASMAETDNPEDDKVYVFFTERAQEAEGAAGKVLYSRVARVCKNDIGGQRSLVNKWSTFQKARMVCSVPGPDGIQTHFDQLQDIFILHDGKDKKNPLIYGLFTTSSDVLNGSAVCVYRMQDVVRVFKGNFYHKEGPEYKWAEFTGKVPYPRPGTCPSSTYGSYRSTREYPDDVIFFSRTHPLMQEAVMPLGGRPLLVRVGVHYKFSRLLVDRVEAVDGQYNVLFIGTDSGLVLKSIHLPKEHGVTQEVTLEQLQVFQNKSPVTTMTLSKRKWLFVGSAEGVAQLGLFQCELYGQACTECCLARDPYCTWDGHACSPFVPIARRRNARQVGDEVDPLTQCVRQGAALQVEAEQRTMIVAEGNGTYMECLPKSRHAVVTWYKQAGENSAELHQVQSGEQLVVIERGVLIRRAETAHSGVYHCQLEEHGFRWTAVTVRLSVWSPYRALAWSTSNPNPSLDVSQPWYQDVMALIHPSRLQQHCQRLGFRQRRNRKPDQEQTKNPKTADGPRGERHKHEGGGGRGGGRKSRSKPQQRSPRST; translated from the exons ATGTGGAGGTTTGTGACCCTTGTGCTCCTAGTCCACCTGGAGGTCAGTCAGACCGGGGCGTGGAGAGCCTCCCAGCCTCGCCTGCAGTTCACCCACTCAG agCTGGTCCAGAATGGCCGTCTCCTATCCCTGTCCCTGGCGGCGGGGGACATGCACTCTCTTCTGCCAGACGAAGATGGCCGCCGGCTCTACGTGGCCATGAAAGACAACCTGCTGTCAACCAGCCTGGATGACATCACGCAGAACCCCAGCAAG CTCTACTGGCCAGCAAGTCCGGACCGCATCCAGGAGTGTCTGATGGCTGGAAAGGACCCGGAG TCTGAGTGCGCTAACTTCCTGCGGGTCCTGCAGCCCTACAACCAGACCCACCTATATGTGTGTGGGACAGGAGCGTTCAACCCTCGCTGTGCCTTCATTGCCACTAGTGTCTTCCTCAAG TCGGAACGCCACACTTTGTCATTTGGACAGACTGAATGTGGGAAGGGAAAGTGTCCGTACGACCCACACCAGAAAACTGCTACAGCCATTATTG ATGGGGAGCTGTATGCCGGGATCTCATCTGACTTCATGAGTAGAGACTCTGCCTTCTTCCGCAGCCTGGGCAGTCGCCATGTGGTCCGTACGGAACAGTACGACTCCACATGGCTACAAG ATGCCCAGTTTGTGAAAGTGGCCTCGATGGCAGAGACGGATAACCCAGAAGATGATAAGGTGTATGTGTTCTTCACTGAGCGTGCTCAGGAGGCAGAGGGGGCTGCCGGGAAGGTGCTCTACTCCCGGGTGGCACGTGTGTGCAAG AATGACATCGGGGGCCAGCGCAGTCTGGTGAACAAGTGGAGTACCTTCCAGAAGGCACGTATGGTCTGCAGTGTCCCTGGACCAGATGGGATACAGACTCACTTTGACCAGCTAC AGGACATTTTTATCCTCCATGATGGGAAGGACAAGAAGAACCCTCTGATCTACGGCCTCTTCACCACGTCCAG TGACGTCCTGAATggttcagctgtgtgtgtgtaccgcaTGCAGGATGTGGTCAGGGTCTTCAAAGGAAACTTCTACCACAAAGAGGGACCGGAGTACAAGTGGGCTGAGTTCACAGGGAAGGTCCCATACCCAAGACCTGGCACA tgTCCCAGCAGTACGTATGGTAGTTACCGCTCCACCAGGGAGTACCCCGATGACGTTATCTTCTTCAGCCGTACCCACCCTCTGATGCAGGAGGCGGTGATGCCCCTGGGAGGGCGCCCCCTGTTGGTCAGGGTGGGGGTGCACTACAAGTTTAGCCGGCTGCTGGTAGACCGTGTGGAGGCAGTAGATGGCCAGTACAACGTCTTGTTCATTggcacag ATTCAGGCCTGGTGCTGAAGTCCATTCACCTCCCTAAAGAACATGGTGTCACCCAGGAAGTCACCCTGGAGCAGCTACAGGTTTTCCAG AACAAGTCACCTGTAACTACAATGACACTGTCCAAGAGAAAG TGGCTGTTTGTGGGTTCCGCAGAGGGCGTAGCCCAGTTGGGTCTGTTCCAATGTGAGCTTTACGGCCAGGCCTGCACTGAGTGCTGCCTAGCTAGGGATCCATACTGCACCTGGGACGGGCACGCCTGCAGCCCCTTTGTGCCTATCGCACGCAG GAGGAATGCTCGTCAAGTTGGCGATGAAGTGGACCCCCTTACCCAGTGTGTCAGACaaggag cCGCTCTGCAGGTGGAAGCAGAGCAGAGGACAATGATAGTCGCTGAGGGTAACGGCACCTACATGGAGTGCCTGCCCAAATCCAGACACGCAGTTGTCACCTGGTACAAACAAGCAGGAGAGAACAGCGCAGAGCTGCATCAG GTGCAGTCCGGAGAGCAGCTGGTCGTGATTGAGAGAGGGGTTCTGATCCGCCGGGCCGAGACTGCGCACTCTGGTGTGTACCACTGTCAACTGGAGGAGCACGGTTTCCGCTGGACCGCTGTCACTGTGCGTCTGAGTGTGTGGAGCCCCTACCGGGCCCTGGCGTGGTCCACGAGCAATCCCAACCCCAGCCTGGATGTCTCCCAGCCCTGGTACCAGGACGTCATGGCCCTCATCCACCCCAGCAGGCTGCAACAGCACTGTCAGAGGCTGGGCTTCCGGCAACGACGCAACCGCAAACCCGACCAGGAGCAGACCAAGAACCCCAAAACAGCGGACGGCCCCAGGGGCGAGAGACATAAAcatgaaggaggtggaggaagaggaggtgggaggaagAGCAGGAGCAAACCTCAGCAGAGGTCTCCACGAAGCACTTAG